One region of Azoarcus sp. CIB genomic DNA includes:
- a CDS encoding CHASE domain-containing protein, with protein sequence MHDAQDQGASTAPTRSWSPVGVAFIAVALSCAIAAAFVVWRHLGERHEEQVYAHVASHSAEVVLKVSERFLSYRMLLRGGQAFLRSSDDLDLAVWRTYLQRLSFQEDFPGVQGIGFAQWILPGQLEAHTRAMREFASSDYRVWPEGQREFLSSIVVLEPADWRNARAIGYDMYSEPVRREAMDRAVRSGEAALSGKTILVQETETDVQAGVLLYMPLFGDGMPVATEAERWAALRGWVYLPFRMASLMRQMLDQHSGQIRMQVYDRIHTPEALLYDSHPGMPESGSGRGSTERATLGGVEWIIRLEALPSFDAEHDIRQAEFVSVVLVGVLLVVTALFFVITRERAARLARTTASLRRSEAKYSALVNLAHDGIAATDADFRLTFVNPGFVALVGREESRLLGQSLDELWADGGGERREVILARLGEGESKRYEVRLTRGDGRQLTVLASLAPLNDGWGQMKGVIALLSDITERKEAERRIAHMATHDILTGAVNRLMFGELLGYALVQARRSGHRFALLFIDLDHFKQVNDELGHHVGDLLLCEAVRRMQGSIRSSDALGRRGGDEFVVLLPEIGADKDAEIVAEKIRSALEKPFVLEGREVRISSSIGIALYPEDGNDDHELMCRADEAMYRAKLGGRNRACRVR encoded by the coding sequence ATGCACGATGCCCAGGATCAGGGTGCCAGTACCGCACCGACGCGCAGTTGGTCGCCCGTAGGGGTGGCATTCATCGCAGTTGCACTCTCCTGTGCGATCGCTGCGGCTTTCGTCGTCTGGCGCCACCTCGGCGAACGTCACGAAGAGCAGGTGTACGCGCATGTGGCGAGCCATTCCGCCGAAGTGGTCCTGAAGGTCAGCGAGCGGTTCCTCTCCTATCGCATGCTGTTGCGTGGCGGGCAGGCGTTTCTGCGCTCAAGCGACGACCTCGATCTTGCCGTGTGGCGGACCTACCTGCAGCGGCTGTCTTTCCAGGAAGACTTTCCGGGTGTGCAGGGAATCGGATTTGCCCAATGGATATTGCCGGGCCAACTCGAGGCACACACGCGGGCCATGCGCGAATTCGCCAGCAGCGACTACAGGGTGTGGCCCGAGGGGCAGAGGGAGTTCCTGAGCAGTATCGTCGTGCTGGAACCGGCCGACTGGCGCAACGCACGCGCGATCGGCTACGACATGTATTCCGAACCGGTCAGGCGCGAGGCGATGGATCGGGCCGTGCGGTCCGGCGAAGCGGCCCTGAGCGGAAAGACCATTCTCGTCCAGGAAACGGAAACGGATGTGCAGGCGGGCGTTCTGCTCTACATGCCGTTGTTCGGCGACGGGATGCCGGTCGCAACGGAGGCCGAACGCTGGGCCGCGCTCAGGGGGTGGGTTTACCTGCCGTTCCGGATGGCCAGCCTGATGCGCCAGATGCTGGACCAGCATTCCGGGCAGATCCGCATGCAGGTGTACGACCGTATCCACACACCGGAAGCCCTGCTTTACGACAGTCATCCCGGAATGCCGGAATCCGGGTCGGGGCGGGGCAGTACCGAGCGCGCGACGCTCGGCGGGGTCGAGTGGATCATCCGCCTCGAGGCCCTGCCGTCGTTCGATGCCGAACATGACATCCGCCAAGCGGAATTCGTGTCGGTCGTGCTGGTCGGCGTCCTGCTCGTCGTAACGGCCCTGTTCTTCGTGATTACCCGCGAGCGGGCGGCGCGACTGGCGCGGACCACGGCATCATTGCGACGGAGCGAGGCGAAGTACAGCGCGCTCGTGAATCTTGCCCACGACGGCATAGCGGCGACCGATGCGGATTTCAGGCTGACCTTCGTCAATCCCGGATTCGTTGCGCTCGTCGGGCGGGAGGAATCGCGATTGCTTGGACAATCGCTGGACGAGTTATGGGCCGATGGCGGAGGCGAACGTCGCGAAGTCATACTGGCCCGCCTTGGTGAAGGGGAAAGCAAGCGCTACGAGGTGCGATTGACGCGCGGCGACGGCCGGCAGCTCACCGTCCTCGCCTCGCTGGCGCCGCTCAACGACGGCTGGGGCCAGATGAAGGGCGTCATCGCGCTCCTGTCGGACATCACCGAGCGCAAGGAGGCCGAGCGGCGCATTGCGCACATGGCCACGCACGACATCCTGACCGGTGCCGTGAATCGGCTCATGTTCGGCGAACTATTGGGATACGCGCTCGTCCAGGCACGGCGCTCGGGGCACCGGTTTGCACTGCTGTTCATCGACCTCGACCACTTCAAGCAGGTCAACGACGAACTGGGGCACCATGTCGGCGACTTGCTGCTGTGCGAGGCGGTTCGGCGCATGCAGGGCTCGATCAGGTCGTCGGATGCGCTGGGACGGCGGGGTGGGGACGAATTCGTCGTGCTGCTGCCCGAAATCGGCGCCGACAAGGACGCCGAGATCGTTGCGGAGAAGATCCGCAGTGCGCTCGAAAAGCCGTTCGTGCTGGAGGGGCGCGAAGTGCGCATCTCGTCGAGTATCGGCATTGCTCTCTATCCCGAGGACGGCAACGACGATCACGAGCTGATGTGTCGTGCCGACGAGGCCATGTACCGGGCGAAACTCGGCGGGCGCAATCGCGCATGCCGCGTGCGTTAG
- a CDS encoding glycosyltransferase, whose translation MKNAASLIYRIVVALILAGIVAGAQYLIAERWNRGTAFVGAANSIHGYAYSPFQRDQNPLQGTYPSEAEIGADLDLLSQSAEHIRTYGSLENPSMVPLALNRKLTVMAGAWIGPDEENNAKEVDAVIESARKYTHVNRVIIGNEVLLRGDLTVKELAVHLDKARKALRRAKKPVSTAEPWHVWLKNPELADSVDFLTVHLLPYHEGVPVENAVDYALMRYDELVKRFPKKKIVIGEIGWPSRGPVMDSLGGGDTKGIASAENQARFIREFLAHPRSATLDYYIMEAIDQPWKIEIEGWAGAYWGMFNADRHAKFALDGLVVKDVRWHEKARTAGLIAFLPMFLIAFLLRDWSVLGRLWLAALVQACATTLVIGINVPADYYLTQRDLIGLAMLIGATMLTIAVLLSHGFEFGEVLFKRKWNRRFLPLPPHDADREPFVSIHLACCNEPPEMVIATIDSLAAMKYQNFEVLVLDNNTKDEALWKPLEKRCSELGPRFRFYHLDNWPGFKAGALNFGLRQTDPRAEVVGVVDADYVVSPDWLSCLIPHFDVPDVAVVQAPQAHRDWETHPFRRMCNWEFDGFFRIGMHHRNERNALIQHGTMTLVRRLALDDVGGWSEWCICEDTELGLRLIEKGYDTRYVDHILGRGLTPADFPAIKSQRFRWAFGAMQILKHHLPAMIGPSRLNLAQRYHFLTGWFAWLGDALQLVFAFASLAWTVGILFYPKAFGLPVTSLALPILAFMAFKAGLGPILYRRTMDAPWKDILGASVLSVGLAHAIARGVFAGLIKRHGEFVRTPKGWKDKGTLAFFSPLREEIGLLLALVLGAVVLVLQRGYDDLEVQLWVGILGLQCVPYLASIACQVASYMPEAEPGTPLATGHGGTAGQAG comes from the coding sequence ATGAAAAATGCGGCTTCGCTGATTTACCGAATTGTCGTAGCTCTGATACTTGCCGGAATCGTCGCCGGCGCGCAGTACCTGATCGCAGAACGCTGGAACCGCGGCACCGCATTCGTCGGCGCCGCCAACAGCATCCACGGATACGCCTACAGTCCCTTCCAGCGCGACCAGAATCCGCTGCAAGGCACCTATCCGAGCGAAGCCGAGATCGGGGCCGACCTCGATCTGCTCTCCCAGTCCGCCGAACACATCCGCACCTACGGCAGCCTGGAAAATCCCTCCATGGTTCCGCTCGCGCTCAATCGCAAACTGACCGTGATGGCCGGCGCGTGGATCGGCCCCGACGAGGAAAACAACGCGAAGGAAGTCGACGCGGTCATCGAATCGGCGCGCAAGTATACGCACGTCAACAGGGTCATCATCGGCAACGAAGTCCTGTTGCGCGGCGACCTCACCGTCAAGGAACTCGCCGTTCACCTCGACAAGGCGCGCAAGGCGCTGCGGCGAGCCAAGAAGCCGGTGTCGACGGCCGAGCCCTGGCACGTCTGGCTGAAGAATCCCGAGCTTGCCGACAGCGTCGATTTCCTCACCGTGCATCTCCTGCCCTACCACGAGGGAGTGCCGGTCGAGAATGCCGTCGATTACGCCCTCATGCGCTATGACGAGCTCGTAAAGCGCTTCCCCAAGAAGAAGATCGTCATCGGCGAAATCGGCTGGCCCAGCCGCGGGCCGGTCATGGACAGCCTCGGTGGTGGCGACACCAAGGGGATCGCCTCGGCCGAAAACCAGGCGCGCTTCATCCGCGAGTTCCTTGCGCATCCGCGTTCGGCCACGCTCGACTACTACATCATGGAAGCGATCGACCAGCCATGGAAGATCGAGATCGAAGGCTGGGCCGGCGCGTATTGGGGCATGTTCAATGCCGACCGTCACGCGAAATTTGCGCTCGACGGCCTCGTCGTGAAGGATGTGCGCTGGCACGAGAAGGCGCGCACCGCGGGCTTGATCGCTTTCCTGCCGATGTTCCTGATCGCGTTCTTGCTGCGCGACTGGAGCGTGCTGGGACGCCTATGGCTGGCCGCACTGGTGCAGGCCTGTGCGACGACGCTCGTCATCGGCATCAACGTGCCGGCCGACTACTACCTCACCCAGCGCGACCTCATTGGCCTTGCGATGCTGATCGGCGCAACGATGCTGACGATCGCGGTGCTACTGTCCCACGGTTTCGAGTTCGGCGAGGTGCTGTTCAAGCGCAAGTGGAACCGCCGCTTCCTGCCCCTACCTCCGCACGATGCGGACAGGGAACCCTTCGTCTCGATCCACCTCGCCTGCTGCAACGAACCGCCGGAGATGGTCATCGCGACCATCGACAGCCTCGCGGCGATGAAGTACCAGAACTTCGAGGTCCTCGTCCTCGACAACAACACCAAGGACGAGGCGCTGTGGAAGCCGCTGGAGAAGCGCTGTTCGGAACTGGGGCCGCGCTTCCGCTTCTACCATCTGGATAACTGGCCCGGTTTCAAGGCCGGTGCGCTGAACTTCGGCCTGCGCCAGACCGACCCGCGCGCCGAAGTCGTCGGCGTCGTCGATGCGGACTACGTCGTGTCGCCCGACTGGCTGTCGTGCCTGATCCCGCACTTCGACGTCCCGGACGTCGCCGTCGTCCAGGCGCCGCAAGCGCACCGCGACTGGGAGACCCATCCCTTCCGACGCATGTGCAACTGGGAATTCGACGGTTTCTTCCGCATCGGCATGCACCACCGCAACGAGCGCAATGCGCTGATCCAGCACGGCACGATGACGCTCGTGCGCCGGCTCGCGCTCGACGACGTCGGCGGTTGGTCGGAATGGTGCATCTGCGAGGACACCGAACTGGGTCTGCGTCTGATCGAAAAGGGTTACGACACTCGCTACGTCGACCACATTCTCGGCCGCGGCCTGACGCCGGCGGACTTCCCGGCGATCAAGAGCCAGCGCTTCCGCTGGGCCTTCGGCGCGATGCAGATCCTCAAGCACCACCTGCCCGCGATGATCGGCCCAAGCCGACTCAACCTCGCCCAGCGCTACCACTTCCTCACCGGCTGGTTCGCGTGGCTCGGCGACGCGCTGCAGCTCGTGTTCGCGTTCGCCAGTCTGGCATGGACAGTCGGCATCCTGTTCTACCCCAAGGCCTTCGGCCTGCCCGTGACCTCGCTGGCGCTGCCCATCCTCGCCTTCATGGCGTTCAAGGCCGGTCTGGGCCCGATCCTGTACCGGCGCACGATGGATGCGCCATGGAAGGACATCCTCGGCGCCTCGGTGCTGTCGGTCGGCCTCGCCCATGCGATCGCGCGCGGTGTGTTCGCGGGTCTCATCAAGCGGCACGGCGAATTCGTGCGCACGCCCAAGGGGTGGAAGGACAAGGGCACCCTCGCCTTCTTCTCGCCGCTGCGCGAGGAAATCGGCCTGCTGCTCGCGCTGGTGCTGGGCGCCGTCGTGCTGGTGCTGCAGCGCGGTTACGACGACCTTGAGGTGCAGCTGTGGGTCGGCATCCTCGGGCTGCAATGCGTGCCCTACCTCGCCTCCATCGCCTGCCAGGTCGCCTCCTACATGCCCGAGGCGGAGCCGGGGACACCGTTGGCGACCGGTCACGGCGGCACGGCCGGACAGGCCGGCTGA
- a CDS encoding MBL fold metallo-hydrolase encodes MYKSLQRILAVSAALFALVPAAPAQAQAPMVKTQVPGYYRTMVGQFEVTALYDGAIELDTKLLKNAEPEDLNRMLARNFVGNPKMQTAVNAYLINTGGNLILVDAGAAKLFGPTLGFVVDNLKAAGYDPAQVDTVILTHMHPDHIGGLGDPAAPPAFPNANVYVSVLDNDFWLSQQASAAAKPEMQDFFRMARDIAAPYQARGKWRTFADGTEIAAGVRAVKAYGHTPGHSAISVESSGQKLLIWGDIVHSHAVQFALPGVSIEFDFDQNQAIATRRSLMYSLAASKTLVAGMHLPFPGIGHVRADGKGVYAWVPLEFSPLPKPAQ; translated from the coding sequence ATGTACAAGAGCCTCCAGCGAATCCTCGCCGTGAGTGCTGCGCTGTTCGCCCTTGTGCCGGCGGCCCCGGCACAGGCGCAAGCCCCCATGGTGAAGACCCAGGTTCCGGGCTACTACCGGACCATGGTCGGACAGTTCGAGGTCACCGCACTGTATGACGGCGCAATCGAACTCGATACCAAGCTGCTCAAGAACGCCGAACCGGAAGACCTCAACCGGATGCTGGCGCGCAATTTCGTCGGCAACCCGAAGATGCAGACCGCGGTGAATGCCTACCTGATCAACACCGGCGGCAACCTGATCCTGGTTGACGCCGGTGCGGCCAAGCTCTTCGGCCCCACCCTCGGCTTCGTCGTCGACAATCTCAAGGCCGCCGGCTACGACCCCGCGCAGGTCGACACCGTCATCCTGACCCACATGCACCCCGACCACATCGGCGGGCTCGGCGATCCGGCGGCTCCGCCGGCCTTCCCGAACGCGAACGTGTACGTGTCGGTGCTCGACAACGACTTCTGGCTTTCGCAGCAGGCCTCCGCCGCGGCCAAGCCCGAGATGCAGGATTTCTTCAGGATGGCACGCGATATCGCCGCCCCCTACCAGGCACGCGGCAAGTGGCGCACCTTCGCGGACGGCACCGAGATTGCGGCCGGCGTTCGCGCGGTCAAGGCCTACGGCCACACGCCGGGGCACAGCGCGATCTCCGTCGAGTCGTCCGGCCAGAAGCTGCTGATCTGGGGCGACATCGTGCACTCGCATGCGGTCCAGTTCGCGCTGCCGGGCGTCTCGATCGAGTTCGACTTCGATCAGAACCAGGCGATCGCAACCCGCCGCAGCCTCATGTACTCGCTGGCCGCGAGCAAGACCCTGGTCGCCGGCATGCATCTGCCCTTCCCCGGCATCGGCCATGTTCGCGCGGACGGCAAGGGCGTGTACGCCTGGGTGCCGCTCGAGTTTTCGCCGCTCCCCAAGCCGGCGCAGTGA
- a CDS encoding biotin/lipoyl-containing protein — protein MPKFPECWDSCGNCRTEDVFVQSVLVRAGESIGYDEPLIVLETGKTAMDIPSPRAGTIVEVKVDEGDLIDEGDLIALVAVG, from the coding sequence ATGCCGAAGTTCCCCGAATGCTGGGACAGCTGCGGAAACTGCCGCACCGAGGATGTCTTCGTGCAAAGCGTGCTGGTGCGGGCCGGCGAATCCATCGGCTACGACGAACCGCTGATCGTCCTCGAAACCGGCAAGACCGCGATGGACATCCCGTCGCCCCGAGCCGGCACCATTGTCGAGGTCAAGGTCGATGAAGGCGACCTGATCGACGAGGGCGACCTGATCGCGCTGGTCGCCGTCGGTTAG
- a CDS encoding cation:proton antiporter, which produces MTNAQWFLLVGGLLLAMGLTSSVLKRLPVTSAIIYLAVGMLVGPTVLNLFHFNPLKESALLEILTEAAALISLYAAGVKMPVPVSLARWRTPILLAFVSMAVTVLLVTAFSHYALGLPLGAAILLGAIVAPTDPVLATDVQIRHPGDRDRLRFTLTCEAGMNDGSAFPFVMLGLGLLGLHELGELGTRWLLVDVVWATLAGIVLGAVSGAGLAHMAHRLRSNRPGHGLLDDFLGLGLIALVYGVSLLISAWGFLAVFFAAVALRQTERKLAGAGPDVPDRLLASDGGDGGEGVPAATVSEGSLVFKEHLERISEVVLILLIGGTLFVDSWSWRAVSLALFLFLVARPLSVFVGLAGTRTPGNAKALAGWFGVRGIGSLYYLMYAIQHGLPEKLALELIHMTLIVVTLSILCHGISVKPLMERFWPER; this is translated from the coding sequence ATGACTAACGCGCAGTGGTTCCTGCTGGTGGGCGGCCTTTTGCTCGCGATGGGCCTGACTTCGTCGGTCCTCAAGCGATTGCCGGTCACGAGCGCGATCATCTACCTGGCGGTCGGCATGCTGGTCGGGCCGACGGTGCTGAACCTCTTCCACTTCAATCCGCTCAAGGAGTCCGCGCTTCTCGAGATCCTCACCGAGGCGGCCGCGCTGATCTCGCTGTATGCGGCGGGCGTCAAGATGCCCGTTCCGGTCAGCCTGGCGCGGTGGCGCACGCCCATTCTCCTCGCGTTCGTGTCGATGGCGGTCACGGTCCTGCTGGTGACCGCGTTTTCCCACTACGCGCTGGGGCTGCCGCTGGGGGCCGCGATCCTGCTCGGGGCGATCGTTGCGCCGACCGATCCGGTGCTTGCGACCGACGTCCAGATCCGCCATCCGGGCGACCGCGACCGCTTGCGCTTCACGCTGACCTGCGAGGCCGGCATGAACGATGGCAGCGCGTTTCCCTTCGTCATGCTCGGGCTCGGACTGCTGGGTCTGCACGAGTTGGGCGAGCTGGGCACGCGTTGGCTGCTGGTGGACGTCGTGTGGGCAACGCTCGCCGGCATCGTGCTGGGTGCGGTTTCCGGTGCCGGGCTCGCCCACATGGCGCATCGCCTGCGCAGCAATCGGCCCGGGCACGGGCTGCTTGACGACTTCCTCGGGCTGGGCCTGATCGCCCTGGTGTATGGCGTCAGCCTGCTGATCAGCGCATGGGGTTTCCTGGCGGTGTTCTTTGCCGCGGTCGCGCTGCGTCAGACCGAGCGCAAGCTGGCGGGAGCGGGCCCGGATGTGCCCGATCGGCTGCTGGCGAGCGACGGTGGAGACGGGGGCGAGGGTGTCCCGGCGGCGACGGTGAGCGAGGGTTCGCTGGTGTTCAAGGAGCACCTCGAACGCATTTCGGAGGTGGTGCTCATCCTGTTGATCGGCGGCACCCTGTTCGTCGACTCATGGAGCTGGCGCGCGGTGTCGCTGGCGCTATTCCTGTTCCTCGTCGCACGTCCGCTCAGCGTGTTTGTCGGGCTCGCAGGCACGCGCACGCCCGGGAACGCCAAGGCGCTTGCCGGCTGGTTCGGCGTGCGCGGGATCGGATCGCTGTACTACCTGATGTACGCGATCCAGCACGGCCTGCCGGAAAAGCTGGCGCTCGAGCTGATCCACATGACACTGATCGTCGTCACCCTTTCGATCCTGTGTCACGGGATCAGCGTCAAGCCGCTGATGGAGCGTTTCTGGCCGGAACGCTGA
- the ettA gene encoding energy-dependent translational throttle protein EttA has product MAQYVMSMLRVSKVVPPKRQIIKDISLSFFPGAKIGLLGLNGSGKSTVLRIMAGADKEYEGEVQHLAGIRIGYLQQEPQLDAAKTVKEEVESGLGEIVEARVRLEQIYAAYAEPDADFDKLAEEQAKYENILAAAGSDIENQMEIAADALRLPAWDALVGNLSGGEKRRVALCKLLLSKPDMLLLDEPTNHLDAESVEWLEQFLTRFPGTVVAVTHDRYFLDNAAEWILELDRGHGIPWKGNYSSWLEQKEGRLEQEQKQIDAHMRAMKTELEWARSNPKARQAKSKARLARYEEMATVEYQKRNETQEIFIPPGERLGDKVIEFNGVTKAFGDKLLMDKVNFSIPPGAIVGVIGPNGAGKSTLFKMIEGRDQPDTGDITIGSTVKLAAVDQSREGLANDKTVFEAISDGADVLTVGRFEMPSRAYIGRFNFKGGDQQKLVGNLSGGERGRLHLAKTLISGGNVLLLDEPSNDLDVETLRALEDALLEFAGCALIISHDRWFLDRICTHILAAEGDSQWTFFAGNYQEYEEDKRKRLGEEGAKPKRIRYKPITR; this is encoded by the coding sequence ATGGCCCAATACGTAATGTCGATGCTCAGAGTGAGCAAAGTCGTGCCGCCCAAGCGGCAGATCATCAAGGATATTTCCCTGTCGTTCTTCCCCGGCGCAAAGATCGGCCTGCTCGGCCTGAACGGATCGGGCAAGTCCACGGTGCTGCGCATCATGGCCGGCGCCGACAAGGAATACGAGGGCGAAGTGCAGCACCTTGCGGGCATCCGCATCGGCTATTTGCAGCAGGAACCGCAGCTCGACGCCGCCAAGACCGTCAAGGAAGAGGTCGAGTCCGGCCTGGGCGAGATCGTCGAGGCGCGCGTGAGACTCGAACAGATCTACGCGGCCTACGCCGAACCCGATGCGGATTTCGACAAGCTCGCCGAGGAACAGGCGAAATACGAGAACATCCTCGCCGCAGCCGGCTCCGATATCGAGAACCAGATGGAGATCGCCGCCGATGCGCTGCGCCTGCCGGCGTGGGACGCCCTCGTCGGCAATCTCTCCGGTGGCGAGAAGCGCCGCGTGGCGCTGTGCAAGCTGCTCCTGTCCAAGCCCGACATGCTGCTGCTGGACGAACCGACGAACCACCTCGACGCCGAATCGGTGGAGTGGCTGGAGCAGTTCCTGACGCGCTTCCCCGGCACGGTCGTCGCGGTCACGCACGACCGCTACTTCCTCGACAACGCGGCCGAGTGGATTCTCGAACTCGACCGCGGCCACGGCATCCCGTGGAAAGGCAACTATTCCTCTTGGCTGGAACAGAAGGAAGGACGCCTCGAGCAGGAGCAGAAGCAGATCGACGCCCACATGAGGGCGATGAAGACCGAGCTTGAATGGGCGCGCTCGAACCCGAAGGCCCGCCAGGCGAAGTCCAAGGCCCGCCTTGCACGCTACGAGGAGATGGCCACCGTCGAGTACCAGAAGCGCAACGAGACCCAGGAAATCTTCATCCCGCCTGGCGAGCGTCTTGGCGACAAGGTCATCGAATTCAACGGGGTGACCAAGGCCTTCGGCGACAAGCTGCTGATGGACAAGGTCAACTTCAGCATTCCGCCTGGCGCGATCGTCGGTGTGATCGGCCCCAACGGCGCCGGCAAGTCGACGCTGTTCAAGATGATCGAGGGCCGCGACCAGCCCGATACGGGCGACATCACGATCGGCTCGACGGTGAAGCTCGCGGCGGTCGACCAGTCGCGCGAGGGACTGGCGAACGACAAGACGGTGTTCGAGGCCATCTCGGACGGCGCCGACGTACTGACCGTGGGCCGCTTCGAGATGCCCAGTCGCGCCTACATCGGCCGCTTCAACTTCAAGGGCGGCGATCAGCAGAAGCTCGTCGGCAACCTGTCCGGGGGCGAGCGCGGCCGCCTTCATCTGGCCAAGACGCTGATTTCCGGGGGCAACGTGCTGCTGCTCGACGAACCGTCGAACGACCTCGACGTCGAGACGCTGCGTGCGCTGGAAGACGCGCTGCTCGAGTTCGCCGGCTGCGCGCTGATCATCAGCCACGACCGGTGGTTCCTCGACCGCATCTGCACGCACATCCTCGCGGCGGAAGGCGACTCCCAGTGGACTTTCTTCGCGGGCAACTACCAGGAATACGAGGAAGACAAGAGGAAGCGGCTGGGCGAGGAAGGCGCGAAGCCGAAGCGCATCCGCTACAAGCCGATCACCCGCTGA
- a CDS encoding ferredoxin--NADP reductase: MSNLATERVLSVHHWNDSLFSFRTTRDRALRFTNGQFVMIGLEVEGRPLTRAYSIASPNHEEHLEFFSIKVPNGPLTSRLQHLREGDPIVVSKKPTGTLVLHDLKPGKHLYLLSTGTGLAPFMSVIQDPETYERFERVVLIHGVRTVSELAYRDFITEELPQHEFFGEFVRDKLIYYPTVTREPFENQGRLTDLINSGKLFRDIGLPELDPAVDRAMICGSPAMLKDCCTLLDSRGFHISKHIGEPGDYVIERAFVEK, from the coding sequence ATGAGCAACCTGGCGACCGAGCGCGTCCTGAGCGTGCACCACTGGAACGATTCCCTCTTCAGCTTTCGTACCACCCGCGACCGCGCGCTGCGGTTCACGAACGGCCAGTTCGTGATGATCGGGCTCGAAGTCGAAGGCCGTCCGCTGACCCGTGCATACAGCATCGCGAGCCCGAACCACGAGGAGCACCTCGAATTTTTCAGCATCAAGGTGCCCAACGGTCCGCTGACCTCACGTCTCCAGCACCTGAGGGAAGGCGATCCGATCGTCGTCAGCAAGAAGCCCACCGGCACCCTGGTTTTGCACGACCTCAAGCCGGGCAAGCACCTCTACTTGCTCTCGACCGGCACCGGGCTGGCTCCCTTCATGAGCGTGATCCAGGATCCCGAAACCTACGAGCGCTTCGAGCGCGTCGTTCTCATCCATGGGGTGCGCACCGTGTCTGAGCTGGCATATCGGGATTTCATCACCGAGGAATTGCCGCAACACGAATTCTTTGGGGAATTCGTGCGCGACAAACTCATTTACTACCCGACGGTCACGCGCGAACCCTTCGAGAACCAGGGGCGCCTCACCGACCTCATCAACAGCGGCAAGCTGTTCCGCGACATCGGACTGCCCGAGCTGGATCCCGCCGTCGACCGCGCCATGATCTGTGGCAGCCCCGCGATGCTCAAGGATTGCTGCACCTTGCTCGATTCGCGCGGCTTCCACATTTCGAAGCACATCGGCGAGCCGGGCGACTACGTGATCGAACGCGCATTCGTCGAGAAGTGA
- a CDS encoding LysR family transcriptional regulator, producing the protein MRHTLRQLEIFVATARAGTVSKAAEQLSMSQSAASSSLGEFERQFDVRLFDRVGKSLRLNELGQRLLPRAVELIARAEDIEDLLQGGMGFGSLKIGATLTIGNYLGTLIVATFLQRHPESRIHLSVHNTATIVQQIAGFELDMGMIEGSCHHPDLEAVPWLEDELVVFCSPSHSLASGRRASLDELTRQPWILREIGSGTRETFDQATRHIAARIDVRLELEHTEAIKRAVESGLGIGCISRLALREAFRRGSLVPVDTPELDLQRSFHFLWHRQKFTTPGMRAFIALCREMTAGARTSDEIPLAYIP; encoded by the coding sequence ATGAGGCACACCCTCAGGCAGCTGGAAATCTTCGTTGCAACGGCACGCGCGGGCACGGTGTCGAAGGCCGCCGAGCAACTCTCGATGTCGCAGTCCGCCGCGAGCAGCAGTCTCGGCGAATTCGAACGCCAGTTCGATGTGCGCCTTTTCGATCGTGTCGGCAAGTCGCTGCGCCTGAACGAGCTCGGTCAGCGCCTGCTGCCGCGCGCGGTCGAGCTGATCGCGCGCGCAGAGGATATCGAGGACCTGCTGCAGGGCGGCATGGGCTTCGGCAGCCTGAAGATCGGCGCGACGCTCACGATCGGCAACTATCTCGGCACGCTCATCGTGGCCACCTTCCTGCAGCGCCATCCCGAGAGCCGCATCCACCTGAGCGTGCACAACACGGCAACCATCGTCCAGCAGATCGCGGGCTTCGAGCTCGACATGGGCATGATCGAGGGCAGTTGCCATCATCCCGACCTCGAAGCCGTGCCCTGGCTGGAAGATGAGTTGGTGGTGTTCTGCTCACCCTCGCACTCTCTGGCGAGCGGGCGCCGGGCGAGCCTCGACGAACTCACCCGGCAGCCGTGGATCCTGCGCGAAATCGGTTCCGGCACGCGCGAGACCTTCGATCAGGCCACGCGCCACATCGCGGCGCGCATCGACGTGCGCCTGGAGCTGGAGCATACGGAGGCGATCAAGCGGGCGGTGGAGTCCGGGCTGGGGATCGGCTGCATTTCGCGCCTCGCGCTGCGGGAGGCGTTCCGGCGCGGCAGTCTGGTGCCCGTCGATACGCCCGAACTGGACCTGCAGCGCTCCTTCCATTTTCTCTGGCACCGTCAGAAGTTCACGACGCCGGGCATGCGCGCCTTCATTGCCCTGTGTCGCGAGATGACTGCCGGCGCACGCACCAGCGACGAGATTCCGCTCGCCTACATCCCCTGA